The DNA region GTTTTTTTATTTTAATTTAGATTATATTTTTAGTTTTTTATATTGTTAATTAATTTTTCGGTTTAAAAATAAATTTAAAATACTATTGATTAAATAAATGAACTAAATTTCCAAAATCATCTACAGTAAATATTACACCATTTATACTATTTATTAAAGGACTAGAAAAAATATTGCCAAATGTAGCAAGAAGATTACTATAAAAAATACTATTTTCTTCTATTTTTGACACAAAAATAAGTTCATTATTATCATTAATTTCTTTTAATTTTAATTTTAAAAAATTAACCATATTAATAATTCTTATATCAAGAAATGGTACTCTTGTATCAATTAAAAATTTATTTAAATTTTTAATTGTTTTTGAAGACAAATAAATAATTCAATCTGCAATAAAAGTTTCTTGTTTTTCATTATCTCTATATAAAGAATCTTTCAATATTTTATCTTCTCCACCAGTAACAGAACTGCTACTTTCTGCTGTTGAAAAATTTGAACTTTTATTATTTGGCATCATTGCCATTAAAGGTGCTGCTCCACTTGTTGTTATAGCTGTTGCTCCTATTAAACTTAATATTTTTTTTATATTCATAATATATTATTCCTTTCTTTTTTTTATTTATATGTATTTGCTATACATAATTTAACTATATTTTATTATTTTTCTTTTGTCAAATTTACTTATTTTTACTTTGGGGCAGTTGTGTTACTTAATTCAAGTAAAAGGGGCTTCGCCCCTAAGTCGCTCCGCAACTTTTACCCCTTTAAGTAAGGTGGTGTGGTGGTTTATCCACGAACCACCTTACTTTTTTTCTTAACAAAATACATTTTACTACTACTAAAAATAGCGTAAAAGTCCGTTAACCATTGCTAAAACCAATATAGAACTTAACATAATCTTAAATGTAATATCAAAAGCAAACAAATTACCAATATTATTAAACAATTCAGGTACATTAATAAACACATGTACTATCCCATTAACAAATTTATAAATTTCTTTCATACCAGGCAAATTATTTACAATCCAAATTGCTGCATTTTGAATATGACAAGCAATATTATATCAACTACAAATTTTATAAGGTATTTTTCAAATATTACCACTATTAATTTCATTATTTCAATCAGTGGCATTATAAAGACTAAAATTAAAACCATTAATTGAAATAGACCTATCCTCTGTTAATCTAGTTGTATTAAATCTAATTACATTAAAACCTTGATATTTTGTTCTATCTGTCATATCTAATAATTTTATTGATTGAGTTCATTTATCATTATTAGAAGGTAAAATATCAGTCTTATAATCTCAATTTGAATAATAAGAAAAATAATCATTAGTACTATTTATCGTATAGGCATTATACAACTGCACTTGTGGTTTTAAATAATAAATATTTGTATCAGTAAATCTTAAAATATTAAAAACCATTGATTTTGGATATAATAAAAAACCATTTTTTACAAAAAATACAAAACCTAAACTACCATTATCAGATGTAAAATAAATACATTCTCTAAAATTAGAAATATCAAATATAACTCTTAAAACATTAAAATAAAAATAATCTAAAATTAAAAATAAATTATCCAACGAATAAAAATTTTGTTTAACATCATTAACAAAATAATTACTATTAGATTTTTTAAGAATATCCATATTAATCAATTCTTTATAATTAAAATTTAAAACTAAATAATTCATATCAAAATGTTTATAACTTTGATTGGCAATAATTGGCATAAATAAATATTGTATAATTTCTCAATTAAAAGTAAATTCATATTTTATATTGTTTTTATAAATAAAAATATTTAGCAATTTATTTGGGGTTTTATAATTAATAATTAATCTACCCAAAGAACCCTTAGAAATATCTTTTGAATTTCAACTTAATCTATACTCCTTGCATTTGTCTTATTAAATCACCATTTTCATCTTTTTTAAATTTTACTAACACCTCATCTTTACAATAAGGCACTTCACAATCTAATCATTTATTAATAAATGCCATTTTTATTCACCCTTAACTTTTATATTACCATCATCATCAATAACTAAATCAGGTACATTTTGTTCTTCACCATTTCAACGATAAACGGCTTTAAAAACTTTTTCACTAGATGGTTCACAAAATTTTCAATTAAATGAACCATTCCAAAAAATTGTTATGTCTTTTGGATATTTTACTGCTTCATATTTAAAAGTACCTTCTGTTTCCATAAAAATAAATAATTTTTCTATTCCATTTTCATTAATAATTACTCTTTTTCCATTTTTTATTTCTATGTCATTTTTAAATTTTGTAACTCTTCAATTTTCGGTTGAATTACTATGTCATACCACATAATAATATTTACTATCAACTTCATTAAATGGTTTTTCTTGTGGTCCTATTCATTCTAAGTTATTTTTAATATTTTCATCTGTTGTATTTATTTTATTTTTTTCTTTTAGTTGTGTTAATTCTTCAGGTGTATATTCTTGTTTTTTACTACAACCAACTAAACTTGTTGTACTTGTTCCTAGTAATGTAATTGCACCAAATAAACTTAATAATCTTTTCATATGTATATCTCCTTTATTATTTTAATTACATAATAATTTTAGCATAATGAACTAACTAGATGGAATAAATGTAATACTAATAGGGTTATTACTTTTGTTTCTAATACCCAAAACATTTGGATTAGAAACATCTATCGTAATATTTTTATCATTACCAAAATATTTATAAAATTTCATACTACTATAGCTTCATAAGTACTTTCATACAAATTTTTTGTTAAATCATTAGTTTCACCGGTAAATAATGTTGTTTTTTTTATTTTCTTTTATATTAGCAAGGTCATAAATTAAACTACCTTCCATAAAATTAACTTTATCATTTTGTGAACGACCAATGGAGCGTAAACTTAATTCGTTTAATGTTTTAAAATTTCTTTCTTCACAATTATAAACACCACCCAAAAGATTAATATTTCTATCAGGAATAAAATTTTCTATATTTGGTTGTGCACATTCAACTTGTAAATTATTAAGATTAAGATTATTAAATTGAATTGATGAATAAGCATGTAAAAATTGTTCTAAAGTAGTAATTGTTGGATTAATTTGTTTTAAATCAATTTCAGTTTCATAATAAGCATCATTAAATTTATTGTTAAATAAATTATAAAAATTATTAAGCCTAATTATTGAAGTGGTATTAGTACATTGCATTGGTGCTGTAATTTTAGCAATTAATGGTAGTACTACATTAGAAGGCATAATATCAACAGTATAAGGTTTATAAGTAAGTGGGCCAGGTGGTAATACTGCTTTAGGGTAAAAAAATGTTGTTTCTTCAAGTAAATCATAATCTAAAGCACTTGTTTTAATAACACTATTTCATGCTTGAACATTACCATTTGGTTTAATAAATTTAGCCATTGTTTGTCATTCACCTTGAAAGTTTTGCAATGCAGTAATATTATCATTTAAAGTAAATGGATTTTCTGAATATGTTGTAATTTTAAAATTAGTTTTACCAATAGTTTGTAAATTAATTAAATCAATAACATAACTTTCTAATGTTCCATCAGTAGTTGGATTAAATTCTAATTTTTTATCTAAATCAGTTAATTTAGTATCTTTATCTAATGCTTCAAAATCTTGTGATAATATTACAATTTCATCAGTTCCACCATTAACATTAATTTTATTTTGTCCTAAATCAACTGTTGAATAAACTTTATTTCCTAATTTAGTGTTCTTATTGTATTGGGGATTTTTCTTTATATTGGTTTAGGAATTTATCAAAAAATTCGTCAAATTGAACGAAATAAAAAAGATAAAAAAGAAATTGAAAGAAAGGAGGATAAAAAATAATGTTAGGTATGTATTTAACAACGGCGGTTAATTTTTTAACAACAACAGCACCTACACCTAAAAATATGACTGAGGGTATGACTGGTATTTGAACTGGATTAACTAGTGCATTATGAAAAGTTAAAGATGGTGTAACAAATATTTTACCTGAGATAATGGTTTTTTTAGGCGATGCGTGAATTATTTTAATTCCGTTTGCTATATTTTGTATTATAAAAATATTAAATTTTTTCCGTATTATGGTTAAAGGAGTTTAGTATTTATTATTTATCATATATTTTAACTGTGGCACACTAGTTTTTATATGTGATTTGATGTAAAAAATGAATTTATTAAATAGAAAAATGAACTTATTATATTTACTATTAAAGTTCTTAATAGTTATTTTCAGTGTGCCAATTTTTATTATTTTATATATTTAACAATGTTTATTAACAGTGTTTATTAAACATTAAATAAACAATATATTAACTTTTTTTATAACATTGTTAATAATCAGTGTTTATTACAATAAATAAACATTATACGAACATTATTTATAACATTGTTTATTAAGCTGTAAATGTTTTCTAAATAAGTGTTTAATTTTTCTAGTTAAGTTGTGAGCTGTTAATTTACAACAAATATTTAGTTAGGAGATTATATTATGGATATGAAATTTAAAACAACTAAGGAATATAAAAAAATAAAGAGAGATTTTATTAAAGATATTTTTTGATTAAATTTGATTTGTTTTTTTGGACATATTATTAATTTATTTATTTTAAGTTTATTTATTTATCTTTCAATATTAAGTTATGGTAAAGATTTTCCATTCTTTGAAATTATTATGTCTGTATTTGCTTTTATATCATTTATTTTTATGATTATTATGCATATAAAATATATTTTTGAAATTAAGGTGGATTTTGATGTTGAAAAAGAAAAATTAATTCAATATTGACAAATTGAAGGAGTTAATAAAATTGAGTAATTATATTAAGAAAAATCAGAATATAGAAAATTATTTTATTAGTAAGGAATTTATCCCTTTTACAACAGATAAAGCAAGTTTTATTAATTTACCCAATCATAATCGCCATATTGGTTTTTGGTTGAGTAATAAGTTTATTTATCCGAGTGAAAAACATTCAGAGCAAGTAGCAATTGGTTTGATTTATGATAATTCTTATCCTATTATAAAGTATGATGAAAATTTAAAGCGAAATATTTGAAAATATTTAACTGGAACAGAATTAATCAATTTATATAATCAATATAAACAAAATTATTTTACTAAAATGAAAGAAGCGTTATTTTCAAGTGAACCTAAAAAAGTAAAAGCAAATAATAACAATAATAATTTAATAAATTGAACTGTTGAAAAAGAGCAACAATTAATTAAAGATTTGGAAGATTTAAATTAAATGAGTTTATATGATTATTGAGTTCAATTTGTTAGTTATATTATTGGTGCAAATGCCCCTGAGTTTTTATATGTTATATCGTTTGTGTTATTTATTGTTTTGTTTTTTGGAATGTTTTTTAAACTTATTCAAAAAATGTGGAGTTTTTAAATATGCAAAATGATTGAATTAAATTAAAAGAGTTTTTTATTCATATATTTTTGTTTATAGATAAAACAAATGTTGAAACTATTACAATGTGGAATTTAACGCAAAATGAATATTTAACTTTAATGGTTGGTATTTGAATTGTTATTTTGTTATTAACTTGGTTTTTCTTGTGAATGGTTTTTAAAATAGTTAGTTGTTTTAAATAATTAAATTTTGTTATTATTATGGTTTTCTCTCCCCACAAAATTTTAAAATCTTTTTTTGAATATAATATATATTTTCATTATGAATGCAATAATTATTAATATAAATAATGTTGTAAAAAATATTTCTTTTGCATTTATTTGATTAATATTTTTAAATATTCATTCTACAAAATTAATTGTAGTAATTAATTTTTCGATAGGATTGATTAAAAAGTTTATAATTCCAATAATAGGCAATAATAGGCAATAATATTGAAATTATTTTTAAAATTTTCTTAATTTTTATCACTCTATTTTTTGATTTGTGGGGAGAAAAAACCATAATAATACTAGTTTAATTATAAATAACTATTGGAGGTAAAATGAAAAAATTTATATTTTTCTTTAAAAATTATTGTTATATTAGTGGTTCAATGATTTTATTTAGTTTAATTGATTTATTATTTTGGATAATTTCTTTATATTGTGTTGGTTTGGTATTTTGATTGTTGTTTGCTTTGCAGTGTGTTTATTTTGTGTGATGATTGTGAGAAAATATTTTTTATCAGTTAAATTCTTTTCGGTTAGTTCAATTTATTTGAGATAATCCGTTGTCGGTAATTATTGGTAAATTAGGAACTGGTAAAACATTACTTTTAACTTATTTATCGCAAGTTATGAAATTATTGACAGATAAAATTTATAGTAATTATCCGTTAGAAGATGATAAAGTAAAAGTTTTAACATTTAAAAATTTAGATTTTACAGATAGAACAAAACCAGTTCCCCCAGATGATAGTGTTATTTTATTTGATGAAAGTTATTTGTATATTGATGGAACTAGTCCTCACGATGAGAAAAAAGTTCATAGTGGTAAAATACCGTGAATTGTTTTAGCGAGACATTTTGGTAATCGTGCGTTGTTTACTGCTCAGCGTGAGGGTATGATTTGAAATAATATTCGCCAGTTAGCAAGTGGAATTATTATTCCAATTTCATTGAAAAAACCTGTTGCTAAAAAGGGATTTAATTTTTTTAATCGTTTCTTTATTATGCGAATTGGAATTTTTCAAGATATAACAGATTATGAAATTTGAAAAACAAAATCAGTAGAACGAACAGCAGAAGGTAAACGAGTAAAACATAAGTCGGATGTTGGATTAGGAATTCGGTTTTTTAAAATAATTATTCCTCTTGAATTTGCCAATAAGTATGATAGTCAATGATTAAAATTTGTGCGTGATTTAAAAAATAATGAAATTGTTAATAAAAAAGAATATTATTGGTCAGAAATTACAAAATTAAGTGTTAAAGAACGATTGGAGTTATTTGATATTGATATTTTGAAAAAGAATTTAAAACCTAAAAAAGAGAAAGGAAATAGTAAAGATGATTAATTTATTAGTTGAAAATAATAATAGTAATTGAGACAAGATTTTTAGTTTTGTTTTTGATATATTTTTGTTTATTTTTGATGTAATTTGAAATACAAAGTTACCGATGACAAATACGTCAATTGCTTATTTTTTAATCTTTTTTATGGTTATTAAGTTATCTATTTATGCAATTCACGGCACATCAACACAGTATAATAATTTAGGTTCAACAGTACAAATGGGGGTGTCAAATATTTATTCTGCTACTGCTCGTGGTGTTTTTGATACTAAACAAGGTATGCGAAAACATATTAAAGAGCGTAAACAATTTAAAATTAATCGTAATAAAAAACAATTATCAAGTTTAGCAAAACAAGCAAAAACAAGAGAACAAGGATATAGGAGAATGCATAAATAATGATTAAATTAGTTTTATTGGTGGCGGCAATCGCTATATTTGGAACTGGTTTTATTACTGTTATTATTAATCAATTTACATCAGCAAAAAATATTATTATGGATTTATATAATTCTGATACTTGGTTGATTTGATTATTTGGCAGAATGGCAGTTTTGTTTAGTCATCCGTTAATGTTAACAATATCAAGTTTATATATTGTTGGGTTTATTGTTTCAAAAACATTGTATAGTTAGGAGTTGAATTTATGAAAAAATCGTTATCTTTATTTGCCATATTTATTTTAAGTTTTTTAGGTTTGGTTATTCCATTTATTACTTTAACGGCGTTTATACCGTTAAATGGAGAACATTATACACTTAAACAAGAGAATAGTATTGATAAAGGTATTAATGAAACTGATTTTATTAATACAATGTTTTTACGCAGCAGTTTTTTTGAAAATTGGTCTGAAACAAATTATTTTATTAATCCAACTTTAAAAACATCAAAAAAATTATTGTTTAATGATAAATGGTATTTGGATTTTTTACAAGATAGTTATTCAACAGGAGTTGTTTATGATAAACCAAGTTCATCTTTTTTTAGTTTTTATCACATGTGAGATAGTTGAAAAAATACATATATGGTTGAAAAATTTTATGATGTTAAAAAGGAAAATTTTTTAAATGATTTAACTGATTTTATTTATGCTTTTGCTTTAAAATATCAGATGTATGATGTATCTAAAAAAATTGTGGAAAATGTTGACCGCTATAAAGAAAATCATTATCCAAGAGTTAAGTTAAAACAAGATAATTGAAAATTAATTAATAGAGATAATTTTGTAAAAGAAAATAATGAAAAAAATAATAAATGATATATTTTAATTGCTAAACAAATGCAAAGTGATAATTTTTCTATTATAAAATTTAATTTTTCAAGTGAATTAATTTGAAAAGTTGGAGAACATGGAGGACATAGAATTAATAATCGTTGATATGTTTATATTCATTCACTATATCGTTGAGATGGTGAGGGTGAACCTGAAACACCAACAATCAATAAAGACACTGGTGAAGTTATATTAGAGCCGAATACTTATCAACAAAATTTTGTAAAAGAATTTATTAATTATTCTTTAACTGCTGTTTTGCAAGAAAATATTAGAGTTCAACAAGGTGGTAGTGCGGATTATGAAAATCCGAATAAGGTTGGAACAAAGCGGATAATTTTTGATTTTGAGACGGTTGATGAATTAGATATTAAAAATATTAAAAAAGCAATTTATCGGATGATTTTAACTGTTGATGAAGCAAATACAATTATTTCAGGTAGTTTAGAGTTAAATAATGTTAATAGTGATGATTTAAGTTTTAATTTTAGTTTTATGCGGATTGGAACTGGTCAAGTTTTTAGTTTTAATGGTTCAATTTATTCATCCATAAATAATAAAGATTTAACATATTATCAACAGTTTAACGGTCAGTTTTATTTATCTAAGTTTTTACAGTCGTTTTTTGCAAGTGCGTTGGTGCCAGTGTTTCAAAATCGTAGTTCATTTATAGAAAATGGTTATATCGATAATTTGCAATATGATACTGTTTTAGTTAACTTTTTTGCTTTGAAATTACAAAATTTTAATAATATTTTATTGAGTGATAATATCAATGATAAATTACAATTTGATAAATTATTAAATAGTATGTTTAAGATTTCACAGAAATTTTATACTAATTATTTACGTACGATTTTTGATTTAGAAAATAATACTTATGTTCAAGGTTATAATAAAAAATATGGTTTATTAGTAAATAATGGTTTTAAAATTTATCCACGATATTTTTATTTTTCGGATAAATATAAGCAATTAGATATTAAATTATATTCAGCATTTAAAAATCGGTTTTATACCATTAATAATTATGGTAGTGTTTTTAATTATGATTTTTCGGTTTCTAATGATTATAATATTAAGTTAAATTCTGGTTATGTTTTTGGTGGTGATTTACAAAATAAATATGGTTTGCAATATAAAAAAATTGAAGAACAAAAAATCGGTTATAATGTTTTTGAATTGCAAGCTCAAAAAGAGAATGATATGTACCGATATTATGATTTTAATTTTGGGATTTATAATTGACAAGAGATAAATAGTGGTGGTTTATTCCCTGATAAGCAATGATGACAAGTACAATATGTAACGCCTGAGGGTTGATGAGATTTTGGTGCTCATATTAAAAATGCCGTAATTTGAATTGTTAATACTATTCCTGGTGTTAAACAAGTTAACGAGTTAGCGAGTGGTGTTGGTAAGGTTTTTGAGACAGTATATAGTTTTTTTAGTCAAATATTTGAAGTATGAAAATTTAATCCCGCATTGTATAGTACAATAACAAATATCTTTTTATTAATTATTTTTATTAAATTGGTGCGATTAATATAAAAAAGGAACTGTTATTTAGTTCCTTTTTGTTATTTTCAGTCAGTAATTTCACCAGTGTCTTTATTGATTGTTGGTGTTTCAGGTTCACCCGCACCATCTCAACGATATAGTGAATGAATATAAACATATCAACGATTATTAATTCTATGTCCTCCATGTTCTCCAACTTTTCAAATTAATTCACTTGAAAAATTAAATTTTATAATAGAAAAATTATCACTTTGCATTTGTTTAGCAATTAAAATATATCATTTATTATTTTTTTCATTATTTTCTTTTACAAAATTATCTCTATTAATTAATTTTCAATTACTATTTTCTGGTGGTTGTTGTGGATTATATGATAGTTTTGTTTTATTATTTTCTTTGTTTTCATTGTTATTATTTTCTTTATTACAACTGATTAATGTTGTTGTGCTTGTTGCTGTTAATCCGATTGCTCCTATTATGCTAATTCATTTTTTCATATATATTGCTCCTTTTTATTGTTTTATATATAATTGATTTTATTATATATCAATTATATATCAATTATTTGTATTAAATATTAATCTTATATATTTTTGATGGTAGGTGTAAATTAATGAAATATATTATTAATAATTTTAATTTGTTTGATTTACAAGCAAAATTAAAAAATTTTTTAAGTAAAAATTATAAAAATAAATATTATAAAAAAATAAAACAAAAAATATTTTCATATATTAATTTGTGTAATGATTACATGGAGAAGAATTAAAAAATAAAGCACCAAAAAATTTAAAAACATTTTTTCGTTGACTTAAAAAAGATGAAAGATGATTAAAAATAAAAAATAAAATTAAAGAAATTAAAAAACAACATCCAAGATATGAAGTTAAAGAAATAGGTTTATTACAGATGGACGCTAAATATTTTGTACCAAGTAAATTTCCAGTTGATAAAAAGTATTATGTTTATGATTTTATTGATGAAAAAACAAGATTAACATTAGGATATGTTTATGATAAATTAAGTATTGATAATGCTATTGCTGCTGTTAAAAAAGCAATTAGTGATTTTAAAAATATATTTGGTGTTAAAATAACACGGATTAGAACTGATAACGGTTCAGAATTTATTAATAATTATCGGAATAATCAAAAAAATAATGTTAAAGAAACTAATTTTACTCAATTTTTAACAGATAAAAATATTTTTCATCAGACAACACCTGTTCGTTCTCCACAGTCAAACGGCAAGATTGAAAGATTTCATCAAAATTATACTAAATTATTTGTATTTGAAGAAAAAATATTAAATGTCGTTAGTTTACAGAATAAATTAAATGATTATTATTATTTTTATAATTTTGAAAGAGTTCATAAGTCTTTAAATTTTCATACACCATTTAACTTTTTGAATAGTTTAATTAAATAATTTTAAATTATTAAGTTTTTGTATTTAAACTAATTTTTAGTTTGTTTAATTTTATATTTTTTATTTATTTATTTTATGATATTTTTATATTATAAATAAATATTTTTATTATTTTTGTTATTTTCTTGTAATCTTTAAAATGTATGTGGTATACTACATGCCATACCTGATTTAGATAAATGATCATTAACACTACTAAATTTAATTTCTTGAAATAAAAACTTTTTATTATCAAATGGGTCATAGTAATCTGTAATATTAGAAATATATAATCATTGAATAGATTGATTATATTCATAAGTATTAATAGTTTCTTCACCAATATTTTCATTATTTTTATTTAAAACAACATAAAGGTTTAATTCATCATTTTGACCAAATTGTTTATCTGTTGATAATAAAGTATATTGGCGTTGAGTTGAAATACCTTGAAAAATAGGGGCAGGCGTTCCTTGTGAAGAAAAATATGCACCACTTGTACTATTTTGTAAATATGCTTCATACATATCACTACGATTAGTAGAATAATGCATTGGATTAATAATTTTAGTATAAAAATTATCAGCATCTTTAAAACCTTTTTGTTCAGTCCCTTTATTAACTTGTTTTAATTTAAAAAGCATTTTTTCATTGAGCAATAATTGTAGCATTACCAGTAATGGCAAGTGTAAAATCTGAATAATCTTGAGGAATACTATTAATTGGTTTATATCCACTTGTACTTAATGGAATAACTCCATTTGTAATAACAAAAGGAAATATAAATCATTTATCTAATTATTGGATTTTACGTTTAATAACTTTACTATCAGTAGATGACATTCGCATTGCAGTATATAATACTTGATTATTAATTTGTATTAATTCTTTATTATTTTTTGTTTAAATTCATCTTTTATACCACCTGTATTTTTATTTTCTTCATTATCATTTTCTAACCCAAAATTATCATTATATTCCATTTGTTCTTTATCAATTTTTTCAACTTCTTTTTTAGCAAAAGTCATTGGAATACTATCAACAATATGAATATACTTTGCTCGAGACATTGTACCATTTTCTAATCTTGTATTATTTGTATCAAATAAACGCATTTGATCAA from Spiroplasma kunkelii CR2-3x includes:
- a CDS encoding spiroplasma phage ORF1-like family protein; this translates as MGRLIINYKTPNKLLNIFIYKNNIKYEFTFNWEIIQYLFMPIIANQSYKHFDMNYLVLNFNYKELINMDILKKSNSNYFVNDVKQNFYSLDNLFLILDYFYFNVLRVIFDISNFRECIYFTSDNGSLGFVFFVKNGFLLYPKSMVFNILRFTDTNIYYLKPQVQLYNAYTINSTNDYFSYYSNWDYKTDILPSNNDKWTQSIKLLDMTDRTKYQGFNVIRFNTTRLTEDRSISINGFNFSLYNATDWNNEINSGNIWKIPYKICSWYNIACHIQNAAIWIVNNLPGMKEIYKFVNGIVHVFINVPELFNNIGNLFAFDITFKIMLSSILVLAMVNGLLRYF
- a CDS encoding lipoprotein, whose product is MKRLLSLFGAITLLGTSTTSLVGCSKKQEYTPEELTQLKEKNKINTTDENIKNNLEWIGPQEKPFNEVDSKYYYVVWHSNSTENWRVTKFKNDIEIKNGKRVIINENGIEKLFIFMETEGTFKYEAVKYPKDITIFWNGSFNWKFCEPSSEKVFKAVYRWNGEEQNVPDLVIDDDGNIKVKGE
- a CDS encoding DUF3627 domain-containing protein encodes the protein MSNYIKKNQNIENYFISKEFIPFTTDKASFINLPNHNRHIGFWLSNKFIYPSEKHSEQVAIGLIYDNSYPIIKYDENLKRNIWKYLTGTELINLYNQYKQNYFTKMKEALFSSEPKKVKANNNNNNLINWTVEKEQQLIKDLEDLN
- a CDS encoding DUF2649 family protein; amino-acid sequence: MQNDWIKLKEFFIHIFLFIDKTNVETITMWNLTQNEYLTLMVGIWIVILLLTWFFLWMVFKIVSCFK
- a CDS encoding spiroplasma phage ORF1-like family protein — protein: MKKSLSLFAIFILSFLGLVIPFITLTAFIPLNGEHYTLKQENSIDKGINETDFINTMFLRSSFFENWSETNYFINPTLKTSKKLLFNDKWYLDFLQDSYSTGVVYDKPSSSFFSFYHMWDSWKNTYMVEKFYDVKKENFLNDLTDFIYAFALKYQMYDVSKKIVENVDRYKENHYPRVKLKQDNWKLINRDNFVKENNEKNNKWYILIAKQMQSDNFSIIKFNFSSELIWKVGEHGGHRINNRWYVYIHSLYRWDGEGEPETPTINKDTGEVILEPNTYQQNFVKEFINYSLTAVLQENIRVQQGGSADYENPNKVGTKRIIFDFETVDELDIKNIKKAIYRMILTVDEANTIISGSLELNNVNSDDLSFNFSFMRIGTGQVFSFNGSIYSSINNKDLTYYQQFNGQFYLSKFLQSFFASALVPVFQNRSSFIENGYIDNLQYDTVLVNFFALKLQNFNNILLSDNINDKLQFDKLLNSMFKISQKFYTNYLRTIFDLENNTYVQGYNKKYGLLVNNGFKIYPRYFYFSDKYKQLDIKLYSAFKNRFYTINNYGSVFNYDFSVSNDYNIKLNSGYVFGGDLQNKYGLQYKKIEEQKIGYNVFELQAQKENDMYRYYDFNFGIYNWQEINSGGLFPDKQWWQVQYVTPEGWWDFGAHIKNAVIWIVNTIPGVKQVNELASGVGKVFETVYSFFSQIFEVWKFNPALYSTITNIFLLIIFIKLVRLI
- a CDS encoding lipoprotein; this translates as MKKWISIIGAIGLTATSTTTLISCNKENNNNENKENNKTKLSYNPQQPPENSNWKLINRDNFVKENNEKNNKWYILIAKQMQSDNFSIIKFNFSSELIWKVGEHGGHRINNRWYVYIHSLYRWDGAGEPETPTINKDTGEITDWK
- a CDS encoding DDE-type integrase/transposase/recombinase, with the protein product MDAKYFVPSKFPVDKKYYVYDFIDEKTRLTLGYVYDKLSIDNAIAAVKKAISDFKNIFGVKITRIRTDNGSEFINNYRNNQKNNVKETNFTQFLTDKNIFHQTTPVRSPQSNGKIERFHQNYTKLFVFEEKILNVVSLQNKLNDYYYFYNFERVHKSLNFHTPFNFLNSLIK